The following are encoded in a window of Fusarium oxysporum f. sp. lycopersici 4287 chromosome 5, whole genome shotgun sequence genomic DNA:
- a CDS encoding hypothetical protein (At least one base has a quality score < 10): MSSQKPRAHSFIVSLHTLFFSFSFSFLSWKKIMLPTNTYTTSRDTNKVSAGSLPQTSPVQLQHWSLDQLLRSTKQDLKLHGMPFAQMLIHVNNHAVIQYHPCPYPLLFQWTTDKPQVQTSHDACRPLILIPK, translated from the coding sequence ATGTCGTCACAGAAACCACGCGCTCATTCTTTCATTGTCTCACTACAcactctttttttttctttttccttctcttttctgTCTTGGAAAAAAATAATGCTCCCAACCAACACATACACAACATCTCGAGATACCAACAAAGTCTCAGCCGGGAGCCTCCCCCAGACTTCTCCGGTGCAACTGCAACACTGGTCCTTGGACCAATTACTAAGATCTACAAAACAGGACCTGAAGCTCCATGGCATGCCATTTGCCCAGATGCTGATCCATGTCAATAACCATGCTGTGATACAGTATCATCCGTGCCCATACCCGCTGTTATTTCAGTGGACGACGGACAAACCCCAGGTCCAAACGTCTCACGATGCTTGTCGCCCACTGATCCTCATCCCCAAATGA